In Nostoc edaphicum CCNP1411, the sequence ACTAAATTAGGTGAGTGATTACAACTCGAGGTCAAGTTAGGAATTGAGGCAACATGGCGGAAATATCTGCAAAACTCGTCCAAGAGCTACGCCAAAAAACTGGTGCTGGCATGATGGACTGCAAAAAGGCGCTGAAAGAGACTGATGGCAACATAGAAGAAGCCATAGACTGGCTACGGAAAAAGGGCATCGCTTCGGCGGGGAAGAAAAGCGATCGCATTGCGGCAGAAGGTCTAATAGACACTTACATTCAGCCCGGAGGTCGAGTGGGTGTACTCATAGAAGTTAACTGCCAAACTGACTTTGTTGCTCGTAATGAGGCTTTTAAAGCTTTAGTTAAGAACCTAGCAAAGCAAGCAGCGACCGCTGATAGTGTCGAGTCTTTGTTGGCTCAACATTATATTGAAAATGAAAGCGTGACTGTAGAAGAATTTATCAAGCAAACCATTGCCACCCTTGGTGAAAATATCCAAGTGCGTCGCTTTGTCAACTTTCCCTTAGCAGAGGGCACGCAAGGTGTAGTAGACAGCTACATTCACACTGGCGGTCGAGTTGGTGTGTTGGTAGAACTCGGTTCCCAAACGGAGTCCGTGGCCTCTAACTCAGAGTTCCAAGCCTTGGCACGAAACGCTGCAATGCAAGTTGCGGCTTGCCCAAATGTCGAGTATGTCAGCGTAGACCAAATCCCTACCGAAATTGCTCAAAAAGAAAAAGACATTGAAATGGGCAAGGATGATTTGGCGAACAAGCCAGATAATATCAAAGAAAAGATTGTTCAGGGACGGATTGAAAAACGCCTAAAAGAATTGGCTTTGCTCGATCAACCTTACATTCGCGACCAGAGTATTTCCGTGGAAGACTTGGTAAAGCAAGTGAAGGCGCAGGTAGGCGAAGAAATTCAAGTGACCCGCTTTGTCCGCTATATACTGGGCGAAGGCATTGAAAAGCAAGAAATGAGCTTTGCTGATGAAGTCGCTGCACAAATTGGCAGCAAGTAATATTAGTCATTAGTCTTTACCAAGGACTAATGACTAATGACTCTTTAAAATACAGGTCAAGCAAATAGGCTGACCTGTATTTTATTTAGTAAAGACGCGAAATATCGCATTTAATTTAAAATCTAAAATTCTCTGGAAAGTTATCCTAAAATAAATTTGTACATTTGTACTATGTAATGGTTCAGATGGGCAAGAACGAAAAGATATGGCAAGAGCAATCGAGCGAATTGAACGGGATATTGCAACACTGAAAGAAGCGATTCGGGCGATCGCAGTAGAACTACAAACCGCCTATGCTAGTTATCTAGCCACTTTGGGACTAGCTGTACGAAAACAGTTGATTCTCGCGAGTTACCACCTCTGTACCCAAGGGTATCCCGAAAACTTTTTGCATTTGTCATTGAATCAGCGGCAACAATTGCAACAAGCCATCCGCAGCTTGGGTCAACTGACAGCTGAACAATTGCTCACTTATATTAAAAGTGAAGAAGCAGTGGGAGATGAGGGAGATGTGGGAGATGAGGGAGATGAACAAAATTCCTCCTTGTCCCCCTTGTCTCCAGATACCTCGAATCCTATAGAACTGGCAAAATGGCAACAGAACTTAGAAGAGGTTACACAAGAAATACTGAAAAAAATTTCCCATGATGCTAATCTTTTATTACAAAAAGCCGGGGTATTACCCAAAAAATTACCAGAACCGATTTTAGCAGCAGCGGCAGCCGCTGCATCAGAAGCATCAGCGGAGGTAATGCCAGGGCCACCCAACTTATTAAACTTAGTAATTGAAATTGAAAATGAGCAGCAGTCAGAAGATTCTGGTCTGACACAAATTATGGCTATTAACCTGCGGCTAGGGGAAATTGAATTTGCTGATGTGACACTCTCCTCTGAGCGCAGGCAAATCCGCAGTATTTTAGTTCAGCTAAACAAGCTCGGACGAGAGTATCAAAAGAAACATAGAGAAATGGCGATCGCTGAAGCGGAAGCTGCATGGCGTGCTAGTTGGTTTGAGGATTAGTCATTTGTCCTTTGTCCTTTGTCCAGAGTCAAATGACCAATGACCAATGACTAATGACCAATGACTAATGACTAATGACCAATGACTAATGAAAAACCAGATTGGATACGATTGCATAAAGCCTTGGCAATAGAAGCCGAACGTGGCTTTACAGACTTGGTAGGCAAACAATACCGCTTCAGTGAATTTCTGAGCCTAACTTTGGGTAAATTCCCAACAGGCTTGCCCCAAACTGAACGCCGCCGTTGGCAAGGATTAGCGGTGCAATTTGCTAGTTATCCACATCTAGCACTGGAAGAAAGACAACATTTAGTAGCAGAGACTCGTAGATATCTTTCCCAACTACAGCAAGAGGAGCAGGGGGAGCAGGGGGAGCAGGGGAAGCAAGGGAGCAGGGGAGCAGGGGAGCAAGGGAAAACTTATAAATCCAAAATCCAAGTTGCGCGCGACCCAAAATCTAAAATCATCTCTGAGGTGAGTCGGAGGCTTGCGCCGAACATTGAGCAAAAACTCAGTGATTTACCAGAAATAGGCTTCAAAAAAGCTGATAATTTGGCACGGCTTGGTTTACATACCGTCCGCGACTTGCTTTTTTATTATCCTCGTGACCACATTGATTACGCGCGTCAGGTGAATATCCGCGAGTTACAGGCGGGTGAGACGGTAACAATAGTCGCTACAGTGAAACGTTGCAACTGTTTTACTAGCCCTAAAAATCAGAAATTATCAATTTTAGAACTCGTAGTCAAAGATAACAGCGGTCAAATCAAAATTGGTCGTTTTTACGCAGGTACACGCTTTAGCAGTCGCGCTTGGCAAGAAAGTTTAAAACGCCGTTATGCAGTAGGTAGTATTCTGGCGGCGTGTGGCTTGGTGAAAGAAAGTAAATATGGCTTAACACTGGATAATCCAGAAATAGAAGTTTTGGCAAATCCAGGAGATTCGATTGAGTCGCTGAATATTGGGCGAGTAGTGCCAATTTATGGACTAACTGAAGGCGTGGTGGCGAATACAGTGCGACAGGCGGTAATTGCTGCTTTGCCTGCTGCGGCTAACCTGAAAGACCCTTTGCCAAGTGGTTTACGGCAGAAATATGGTTTGATGGAATTGAAAGATGCGATCGCTAATATCCATTTTCCCAGTGATAGTGACGCTTTAAAAGTTGCCCGTCGTCGCCTAGTCTTTGACGAATTTTTCTACCTACAACTTGGGTTACTGCAACGTCAGCAGCAAGCAAGAGCGATTCAAACCAGCGCCATCCTGGTTCCACGCGGTCAACTTGTAGAAAAATTCCACGAAATACTGCCTTTTCAACTCACTGGCGCACAGCAACG encodes:
- the tsf gene encoding translation elongation factor Ts, whose product is MAEISAKLVQELRQKTGAGMMDCKKALKETDGNIEEAIDWLRKKGIASAGKKSDRIAAEGLIDTYIQPGGRVGVLIEVNCQTDFVARNEAFKALVKNLAKQAATADSVESLLAQHYIENESVTVEEFIKQTIATLGENIQVRRFVNFPLAEGTQGVVDSYIHTGGRVGVLVELGSQTESVASNSEFQALARNAAMQVAACPNVEYVSVDQIPTEIAQKEKDIEMGKDDLANKPDNIKEKIVQGRIEKRLKELALLDQPYIRDQSISVEDLVKQVKAQVGEEIQVTRFVRYILGEGIEKQEMSFADEVAAQIGSK